From the Prochlorococcus sp. MIT 1223 genome, the window CATAGGTTGTTAAAAAAATATGACTATGAGCCAAAGACTACTTCTATTAACTTAAAAATAAGGAATCCACACTCGTTTGAAAAGAATGTAAGCAATACTCCTGAGAACGTACTAAATCTAGACAGTGAAATAATAGATATTCATGGAATCGGTGAGAAACGAGCACAAAAACTTTGTGCATTAGGTCTTTATCTTGTTAGAGATATTTTTCTTCATTATCCAAGGGATTATGTCGATTATTCATCTCTTCGTAAAATTCGAGAATTAGAGGTTGGTGATACTGCAACAATCGTTGCCACTGTAAGAAAATGCAATTCTTTCGTGAGTCCACGTAATAAGAACCTCTCAATACTTGATATACAGCTTCAAGATATTTCTGGACGTATAAAAGTCACACGGTTTTTTGCAGGTCGTCGATTCAGTAATAGAAGTTATTTGAAATCTCAGGAACAGTTATATCCTGTCGGCTCTAGAGTTGCTGTAAGTGGCTTAGTAAAAGAGGGTCCCTATGGAAAAAGCTTTAATGATCCTATTATAGAGGTCTTAGAAAGTACTTCTTCTGAAATTAAATCAAAGACAATTGGACGTTTAATTCCTATCTATTCATTATCAGAAGGGATTACTTCTGAATATTTTCGTGAAATTATTTATAAGATTTTACCCTTATCCAATTCTTGGATTGATCCTGTTCCGAGTGAAATAATTAGATCAATTTCATTGCCGATTAAGTCCAAAGCATTAATTGATATACATTGTCCTACAGATCAGGAGGCACTTGACAAAGCTAGAAGAAGACTTGTATTTGATGAATTTTTTGCTTTGCAACTTAGTTTGTTACTTAGACGTTCAAAATTAAAAAATCGGCCGTCTCCGTATTTACCTGCAACATGTTCGAGAGACGGTTTGCCTTCCCTTTTTCTTAACTCATTGCCCTTTGCTTTAACTAAGTCTCAGCAAAGAGTTCTGGTTGATATCGAGCGAGATTTAAGTAAATTCGAACCTATGTCTCGGCTTTTGCAAGGCGATGTAGGTAGCGGTAAAACGATTGTTGCCGTAGCAGCATTATTAAGAGTTATACAGGGTGGATGTCAAGGAGCATTAATGGCTCCTACCGAAGTCCTAGCGGAACAACATTATAGAAACTTATGCAAATGGCTACCTCAATTACATGTAAATGTAGAACTCTTAACTGGATCAACTACTCGTAAACATCGCCGTCAAATATTGGATGATTTGGCAGCAGGAACTTTACAGTTACTCGTAGGTACACATGCACTGTTAGAAGACCCTGTTACGTTCGCAAGATTAGGACTTGTTGTTGTAGATGAACAACATCGCTTTGGTGTACGACAGCGCAATCTATTATTAGATAAGGGATTGCAGCCACATCTCTTAACTATGACTGCGACCCCGATACCAAGAACTTTAGCCCTTTCCCTTCATGGTGACCTTGATGTAAGTCAAATAGATGAATTACCTCCAGGTCGAACCCCTGTTGATACTCAATTATATTCGCGAGGAGAAATTGACGATGTCTATAAGTTAATCAGAAATGAGGTAACACTTGGGCATCAGGCATATGTTGTTTTACCTTTAGTTGATGACTCTCAAAAGTTACAATTACGTTCGGCTATTAAAGTTCACGAGGAATTAGAAAAAGATATTTTCCCTGATCTTCAAGTCGGACTACTACACGGAAGAATGTCAGGTAGTGATAAGCAAGAGATTATCAGGAAATTTATCTCTAGGGAGTTTGATATACTTGTCTCTACGACTGTTGTCGAAGTTGGTGTAGACATTCCTAATGCAACTGTAATGGTAATAGACAATGCTGATCGGTTTGGTCTATCTCAATTGCATCAATTAAGAGGACGTGTTGGTCGTGGAGCCTCAAAATCTTTTTGTTTACTTATTTATGATGGAAAACAACAGAGTTCTAAGCATAGGCTTGAAGTTCTAGTAAGTTCAAATGATGGGTTTGAAATTTCTGAAATTGATTTAAGATTAAGAGGGCCTGGTCAGGTACTAGGAACAAAGCAATCAGGGCTTCCTGATTTTGCTCTGGCGAGTTTAATTACTGATGCTGATATTCTTGAATTAGCTCGTCAGAAAGCAACGGACTTATTAGTAATAGATCCTGAATTAAGAAAGCACGCTTTTCTGAGTTCTTGGATTAAGAATCAATTTCATGTCTCAAGTATTAACTCACACTTGAATTAAGAATGATTCCTTAACACTCTTATGAGACCTTGGCACAAAAAGAGGATTCTAGAAAGCAAGGAACGGTTGATTCCCTTGCCTTCAAAAATTCATAAAATCAAACCGCATCCTTATATGTCTCTTGGCGCCCCTTATGGTAATGGTATAGACCCTTGGCGTTTAAGAGTTGAAGTAATTAGAAGATTGCTCTTAGCTGAAGAATATCTACGGTTAGAACATTCACAGCTAAGAGTTGCGGTATTTGATGCATGGAGGCCAATATCAGTTCAAGAATTTATGATTGATTATTCTATTAATGAACAATGCAGATTACGAGGAGTGAATCCTCATAAGAGTTTAGATAACTCAGACTACCAACAGATTGTTAAAGATGTGAGTAAATTTTGGGCACCACCAAGCTTAGATCTCAACATGCCTCCTCCTCACAGTACCGGTGGTGCTGTTGATTTAACCCTTATTGATCTTGAGGGAAAACTTTTAGATATGGGGGGAGATATTGACGAAATTGGACCTGTTTCCTCACCTGAATATTATGGTAAAAACGTAATTCCGTATAAAACTAATGACTCTTCACTTTTTCATCAGAGAAGAAGCCTTCTTTCACATGTTATGAAGCAAGCTGGCTTCGTTCAACATCCAAATGAATGGTGGCATTTCAGTTATGGAGATCAATTGTGGGCTTGGACCAAAAATTTCCCTAATGCTATTTATGGTGTTTGCTCTGGAGAGAGTAAATCTTTTATGGCTTGATCATCTAAATTGTCTATATGGTCACCAAAACTTATATACCTCGACCTAGTTTTCCAGCTTAAGAATAATGGTTCTAGAACCTTCTCCAGATTATCTATGTGCACACGTTGTATAAATGGTTTAGCGAGTCTTTGTAGATTTCTACTCCCTCCAAGCCATAGTTGATATTGATCCTTTCCACTACCAACAAGGGCCAGTTCGGCCATGTAAGGACGAGCACATCCATTGGGACATCCAGTCATCCTTATTAGAATTGGTTTTGATATGGATAGAGCTTGTAGCTGCAAATAAATTCTATTTAGTATCTCAGGAAATGTCCTTTCAGCCTCAGTTAGAGCTAGACCACATAAGGGAAGAGCTGGACAAGCTAATCCATGTCTTTGAAGTGGATTTGGATCTGAGGGTGTTCCAAATCCAATCTGTGTTAATTGATTCTTAACACTAGCTTTTTGATGACTGCCAATATTACATAGGAGAATATCCTGATTTGGAGTGAGTCGGATCTCAAGTTTATATCTATCAACTATTGCCCTTAATCCATCCTTAATAGCCCCTGATAATCTTCCTGACAGGAGAGGGAGGCCTACGAACCATAAGCCTTTGGATTGCTGATGCCAACCAAGGTAATCTTCTAGTTTCATCTTAGGCTCAAGCTTTAAAGGCTCAATTGGCTTGGAAAAATATTTGGTTTTAAGTTCATTCACAAACCATTCTAGTCCCATGTCGTTAAGTACATATTTCATACGGGCTAGTCTCCTTGTCTTACGATTTCCATAATCACGTTGGAGAGCAAGAATTGCTTGTACTAAATCAAAAATATCTTCGCCTTTAACGTATCCAAGAGGATCGGCGATACGCGCAAATGTTTCATCAAGGTTATGAGTTCTTCCCATACCTCCCCCTACGTAGACATTGCATCCTTTCAATTTGCCGTTTGCCTTGGTAAAAACAACTAATCCAATGTCATGAGTAAGAAGATCTACAGAATTGTCACCAGGAGCTGTAACTGCACATTTAAATTTTCTAGGTAAATATGTTTTCCCATAAAGAGGTTCATTTTTATCCCCACTAAAAAGACCATTTATACGCTGTCTTCCCCTTGCCTTCTGAACATCTTTAGATGGCTTAATCATGTAGCTAAGATCGCCATCCACCCATAGGTCAAGATATGTCCCCTCTGCGGTGACTGGGCTTAGTAAGTCTGCAATATCATTTGCTAAAGACCTAACTGCAGGGTATGAGCCATTCTCAAATGGCGCAGCTGGTGCCATTACATTTCTATTGATATCCCCACAAGCGGCTAAGGTTGAGCCCATTGATTTAATTATTGTTCCAATAACTTCTTTTAAATTTTCTTTGCGAATGCCATGCATTTGAAATGCTTGTCTTGTTGTCGCTCTGAGTGTTCCATTGCCTAATTCATTAGACAGATTATCTAAAGCAACAAATAAGTCTGGATGAATTTTGCCCCCTGGACTCCTTAATCTCAACATCAGCTGCCAATCTTTCCCCTTGGTTTCCCTATTATCTTGTTGATAGCTTCCGTGAAACTTTAATAATTGAACTGCATCATTTGTGAAATGATCTGCATCATTTTTAAGTTCTTTTAATAGTGGGTGTTCCAAATATTTACTTTCAGCCTTAAAATCTTCAAATTTAATTTTCTCAGCACCATTAGCTATGCATGGCACATCTCTTTTAGATTCTTTTTTGATCGACCTATGCGCTTCTTCTGTCACGGTGTCATATTTTTCCTAACTTACCGTAGCGAAAAGTACAGTGATTAATTAGGTTGTAAATCAATAAAGTGTGATCTTGCTAATTAATTATTGTTGTGCCTAGTTTTCTTCTAGAAATTGGTATTGAAGAATTACC encodes:
- the recG gene encoding ATP-dependent DNA helicase RecG encodes the protein MVEETPKFQQSNHNKGLTDKEVGLFQAWTRLLQKALTLEVENDFKNLQGRNELFNAFISRQLKAFPAFLSKDSIARLQEFEKGFNGYPSLPEPRKRRLVIDLRHQLHRLLKKYDYEPKTTSINLKIRNPHSFEKNVSNTPENVLNLDSEIIDIHGIGEKRAQKLCALGLYLVRDIFLHYPRDYVDYSSLRKIRELEVGDTATIVATVRKCNSFVSPRNKNLSILDIQLQDISGRIKVTRFFAGRRFSNRSYLKSQEQLYPVGSRVAVSGLVKEGPYGKSFNDPIIEVLESTSSEIKSKTIGRLIPIYSLSEGITSEYFREIIYKILPLSNSWIDPVPSEIIRSISLPIKSKALIDIHCPTDQEALDKARRRLVFDEFFALQLSLLLRRSKLKNRPSPYLPATCSRDGLPSLFLNSLPFALTKSQQRVLVDIERDLSKFEPMSRLLQGDVGSGKTIVAVAALLRVIQGGCQGALMAPTEVLAEQHYRNLCKWLPQLHVNVELLTGSTTRKHRRQILDDLAAGTLQLLVGTHALLEDPVTFARLGLVVVDEQHRFGVRQRNLLLDKGLQPHLLTMTATPIPRTLALSLHGDLDVSQIDELPPGRTPVDTQLYSRGEIDDVYKLIRNEVTLGHQAYVVLPLVDDSQKLQLRSAIKVHEELEKDIFPDLQVGLLHGRMSGSDKQEIIRKFISREFDILVSTTVVEVGVDIPNATVMVIDNADRFGLSQLHQLRGRVGRGASKSFCLLIYDGKQQSSKHRLEVLVSSNDGFEISEIDLRLRGPGQVLGTKQSGLPDFALASLITDADILELARQKATDLLVIDPELRKHAFLSSWIKNQFHVSSINSHLN
- a CDS encoding M15 family metallopeptidase, with the translated sequence MPSKIHKIKPHPYMSLGAPYGNGIDPWRLRVEVIRRLLLAEEYLRLEHSQLRVAVFDAWRPISVQEFMIDYSINEQCRLRGVNPHKSLDNSDYQQIVKDVSKFWAPPSLDLNMPPPHSTGGAVDLTLIDLEGKLLDMGGDIDEIGPVSSPEYYGKNVIPYKTNDSSLFHQRRSLLSHVMKQAGFVQHPNEWWHFSYGDQLWAWTKNFPNAIYGVCSGESKSFMA
- a CDS encoding NADPH-dependent assimilatory sulfite reductase hemoprotein subunit, translating into MTEEAHRSIKKESKRDVPCIANGAEKIKFEDFKAESKYLEHPLLKELKNDADHFTNDAVQLLKFHGSYQQDNRETKGKDWQLMLRLRSPGGKIHPDLFVALDNLSNELGNGTLRATTRQAFQMHGIRKENLKEVIGTIIKSMGSTLAACGDINRNVMAPAAPFENGSYPAVRSLANDIADLLSPVTAEGTYLDLWVDGDLSYMIKPSKDVQKARGRQRINGLFSGDKNEPLYGKTYLPRKFKCAVTAPGDNSVDLLTHDIGLVVFTKANGKLKGCNVYVGGGMGRTHNLDETFARIADPLGYVKGEDIFDLVQAILALQRDYGNRKTRRLARMKYVLNDMGLEWFVNELKTKYFSKPIEPLKLEPKMKLEDYLGWHQQSKGLWFVGLPLLSGRLSGAIKDGLRAIVDRYKLEIRLTPNQDILLCNIGSHQKASVKNQLTQIGFGTPSDPNPLQRHGLACPALPLCGLALTEAERTFPEILNRIYLQLQALSISKPILIRMTGCPNGCARPYMAELALVGSGKDQYQLWLGGSRNLQRLAKPFIQRVHIDNLEKVLEPLFLSWKTRSRYISFGDHIDNLDDQAIKDLLSPEQTP